Proteins encoded within one genomic window of Panicum virgatum strain AP13 chromosome 1N, P.virgatum_v5, whole genome shotgun sequence:
- the LOC120656955 gene encoding soluble inorganic pyrophosphatase-like: protein MAGTAVLNERILSSMSQKHVAAHPWHDLEIGPGAPEVFNCVVEIPRGSKVKYELDKASGLIKVDRVLYSSVVYPHNYGFIPRTLCEDSDPMDVLILMQEQVVPGCYLRARAIGLMPMIDQGEKYDKIIAVCADDPEYRHYTDIKDLPPHRLQEIRRFFEDYKKNENKEVAVNEFLPAKNAIDAIRYSMDLYGSYIIEGLRK, encoded by the exons ATGGCTGGAACTGCTGTTCTCAATGAGCGCATCCTTTCTTCCATGTCCCAGAAACATGTTGCTGCTCATCCATGGCATGATTTGGAGATAG GACCAGGGGCTCCTGAAGTTTTCAACTGT GTGGTTGAGATTCCTAGAGGCAGCAAGGTGAAGTATGAGTTGGACAAGGCATCTGGTCTGATCAAG GTTGATCGTGTCCTTTACTCCTCTGTTGTTTACCCACACAACTACGGTTTCATTCCACGCACACTCTGTGAGGATAGCGACCCCATGGACGTCCTCATCCTGATGCAG GAACAAGTTGTCCCTGGGTGTTACCTGCGAGCTCGTGCTATTGGGCTCATGCCTATGATTGATCAG GGAGAGAAATATGATAAGATCATAGCGGTCTGCGCTGATGACCCTGAATACCGTCACTACACGGACATCAAGGACCTTCCTCCACATCGCCTTCAAGAGATTCGCCGCTTCTTTGAAGATT ACAAGAAGAATGAAAACAAAGAGGTCGCGGTGAATGAGTTCCTCCCAGCAAAAAATGCCATCGATGCAATCAGATACTCTAT